From the Gramella sp. Hel_I_59 genome, one window contains:
- a CDS encoding DUF2752 domain-containing protein produces MSSIEEYMLPCLNKSVFGIDCTGCGAQRSIALLLQGNFEGAFHMYPAIYSIIVLLVFVIFNLFFKFRHDHTIKIGLIIFNGVIIAGAYLYKMFYIFN; encoded by the coding sequence TTGAGTTCGATAGAAGAATACATGCTGCCCTGCCTGAACAAAAGCGTCTTTGGTATTGATTGTACCGGATGCGGAGCTCAGCGTTCTATAGCTTTGTTGCTTCAAGGTAATTTCGAAGGTGCATTTCACATGTATCCAGCCATCTATAGCATCATTGTATTACTAGTTTTTGTCATCTTTAATCTGTTTTTTAAATTCCGGCATGACCATACTATTAAAATTGGTCTTATAATTTTTAACGGGGTCATCATCGCCGGAGCTTACCTGTACAAAATGTTTTATATATTTAATTAA